A single genomic interval of Chryseobacterium paludis harbors:
- a CDS encoding TIGR03915 family putative DNA repair protein, with protein sequence MITLLYDGSFDGLLTAVFEVFEYRYKDVEIFNRERFHQENIFAEIHEVITQNDKAERVLSKLEQNIGKSGINQLLKVFLSEDPESEQIILSAIKQSIQHPVENILQNYADNDILKISKICKSVDRERHRMTAFVRFEKMQDGVFFAKIDPDFNVIPLIRKHFKDRYQDQKWMIYDLRRNYGILYDLENCDFFYPDEKLNLDQYQQKFHEEEAQYQKLWQRYFTKTNIVERKNLKLHIQHVPRRYWKYLTEKS encoded by the coding sequence ATGATCACCCTACTCTATGACGGCAGTTTTGACGGACTTTTAACTGCGGTATTTGAAGTATTCGAATACCGTTATAAAGATGTGGAAATTTTCAATAGAGAAAGGTTTCATCAGGAAAATATTTTTGCAGAAATACACGAGGTAATCACCCAAAATGATAAAGCAGAAAGGGTTTTAAGTAAACTGGAACAAAATATAGGTAAATCCGGAATCAATCAATTATTAAAAGTCTTTTTATCAGAAGACCCAGAGTCAGAACAAATCATTTTATCTGCCATAAAACAATCCATTCAACATCCCGTAGAAAATATCCTTCAAAATTATGCTGATAATGATATTTTAAAAATCTCAAAGATCTGTAAATCTGTAGATAGAGAACGACATCGGATGACCGCTTTTGTAAGGTTTGAAAAAATGCAGGATGGTGTTTTCTTTGCAAAAATAGACCCGGATTTCAATGTGATTCCGCTGATCAGAAAACATTTTAAAGACCGATATCAGGACCAGAAATGGATGATTTATGATCTCAGAAGAAATTATGGGATCCTATATGATCTTGAAAACTGTGATTTCTTCTATCCCGATGAAAAATTAAACCTAGATCAGTATCAACAGAAATTCCATGAAGAAGAAGCACAGTATCAAAAACTCTGGCAGCGTTATTTCACTAAAACAAACATTGTAGAAAGAAAGAATTTAAAACTTCATATTCAGCATGTTCCAAGAAGGTATTGGAAGTATCTGACAGAGAAGAGTTAA
- a CDS encoding putative DNA modification/repair radical SAM protein, giving the protein MNFDRLKEKLEILADAAKYDVSCSSSGGTRKNKKGALGDSSISGICHTYTEDGRCVSLLKVLLTNHCIYDCAYCVSRSSNDIKRAAFTVEEVVDLTINFYRRNYIEGLFLSSGIFKNADTTMERLVRVAKKLRLEENFNGYIHLKSIPGASDELMQEAALYADRLSINLEIPTESGLKLLAPEKNRADMISPMRYIQNGISLYNDEKKIFRNVPKFAPAGQSTQMIVGATNENDLQIIKVADHFYKNFNLKRVYYSGYVPVLEDKRLPSLTTEVPMLRENRLYQSDWLMRFYGFKAEEILDPNIPFLDLEIDPKLSWALRNLNQFPINLQTADYRMILRIPGIGVKTAKKIVHARRFQVLNIDHLKKLGAAVNRAKYFIDFDAGNMYLRYLTDKNFRKLLIGGSSSKFQNQFSQQLTLF; this is encoded by the coding sequence ATGAACTTTGACCGTCTAAAAGAAAAACTTGAAATCCTTGCTGACGCAGCGAAATACGACGTTTCCTGTTCCTCAAGCGGAGGTACCCGAAAGAACAAAAAAGGGGCTTTAGGAGACAGTTCCATAAGCGGAATTTGTCATACCTATACAGAAGACGGACGATGTGTTTCACTTCTCAAAGTTCTTTTAACCAATCATTGTATTTATGATTGTGCTTATTGTGTTTCAAGAAGCTCCAATGATATCAAAAGAGCAGCCTTCACGGTGGAAGAGGTGGTTGATTTAACTATAAATTTTTACCGAAGAAATTATATTGAAGGACTTTTCCTAAGTTCAGGTATTTTCAAAAATGCTGATACTACCATGGAGCGTTTGGTAAGAGTAGCTAAAAAGTTGCGTCTGGAAGAAAACTTTAATGGATATATCCATTTAAAATCTATTCCTGGAGCGAGTGATGAACTGATGCAGGAAGCCGCCTTATATGCAGATCGGCTATCTATAAATCTTGAAATTCCAACTGAAAGTGGATTAAAATTACTTGCTCCGGAAAAGAACAGAGCAGATATGATCAGTCCAATGCGATATATCCAAAATGGAATTTCACTATATAATGACGAAAAGAAAATCTTCCGAAACGTTCCAAAATTTGCTCCAGCTGGCCAATCTACTCAAATGATTGTTGGAGCTACTAACGAAAATGATCTGCAGATCATAAAAGTTGCAGATCATTTTTATAAAAATTTTAACCTTAAAAGAGTTTATTATTCAGGATATGTTCCGGTTTTAGAGGATAAAAGATTACCCTCCTTAACGACAGAAGTTCCGATGTTAAGGGAAAACAGATTATACCAATCGGACTGGTTAATGAGATTTTATGGTTTTAAGGCAGAAGAAATTTTAGATCCCAATATTCCGTTTTTAGATCTTGAGATTGACCCTAAATTAAGTTGGGCACTCAGAAATCTGAACCAATTTCCCATAAACCTGCAAACAGCAGATTATCGAATGATTCTTAGAATTCCTGGGATTGGTGTAAAGACCGCAAAAAAAATCGTTCATGCCCGACGTTTTCAGGTCTTAAACATCGATCATCTTAAAAAACTGGGAGCCGCTGTAAACAGGGCAAAATATTTCATTGACTTTGATGCTGGAAATATGTACCTAAGATATCTTACCGATAAGAATTTCAGAAAGCTACTTATTGGCGGAAGCTCTTCCAAATTTCAAAATCAGTTTTCGCAGCAACTTACTTTGTTTTAG
- a CDS encoding hydroxymethylglutaryl-CoA reductase, degradative, which translates to MNHQPIEGFSKLTKQGKMDWLVNEYLDGNQEYQNILQQYWNENTDLQKLHDEFSENTISNFYMPYGIAPNFLIDGKLIALPMAVEESSVVAAASKAAKFWIDKGGFKTTIINTEKLGHTHFIFNVEAHKLLHFFNFKLKKKLFEATEAITANMRNRGGGILDIKLVDKTTEMANYYQLKASFDTVDSMGANFINSCLEQFGKTLKEEVAKEEDFNQEEKDSLQIVMNILSNFTPDCIVRAEVSCKIDDLKDDSGISNEEFARKFKQAVTIAEIEPFRATTHNKGVMNGVDAVVIATGNDFRATEACAHAYASRDGQYRSLTHCTTDNGIFRFWIDLPISVGVVGGLTNLHPLVKFSLALLGKPSAQELMSILAVSGLAQNFGALRSLVTTGIQKGHMKMHLLNILNQMGATEDEKQHFVTYFKDKTVTHHEVINEFNRLRAQ; encoded by the coding sequence ATGAATCATCAACCGATTGAAGGTTTTTCCAAGTTGACGAAACAAGGGAAAATGGACTGGCTCGTTAATGAGTATCTTGACGGAAACCAGGAATATCAAAATATATTGCAACAATACTGGAACGAAAATACTGATCTTCAGAAACTTCATGATGAATTTTCCGAAAATACAATTTCCAATTTTTATATGCCTTACGGAATTGCCCCGAACTTTTTAATAGACGGTAAGTTAATAGCTTTGCCAATGGCTGTGGAAGAAAGTTCGGTAGTAGCAGCAGCATCTAAAGCGGCTAAATTCTGGATCGATAAAGGAGGTTTTAAAACAACGATCATTAATACAGAGAAACTGGGACATACCCATTTTATATTTAATGTAGAGGCTCACAAATTGTTACACTTCTTTAATTTTAAATTGAAGAAAAAGTTATTTGAAGCTACGGAAGCAATAACAGCCAACATGAGAAACCGTGGTGGTGGAATTTTAGATATCAAACTGGTAGATAAGACCACTGAGATGGCTAATTACTACCAGTTAAAGGCAAGTTTTGATACCGTAGATTCAATGGGAGCTAATTTCATTAATTCTTGTCTTGAGCAATTTGGAAAGACATTGAAAGAAGAAGTAGCAAAAGAAGAAGATTTTAACCAGGAGGAAAAAGATTCTTTACAGATCGTTATGAATATCCTTTCCAATTTTACGCCTGATTGTATAGTAAGAGCTGAGGTTTCCTGTAAGATTGACGATCTGAAAGATGATAGTGGAATTTCTAACGAAGAATTTGCCAGAAAATTTAAGCAGGCGGTAACCATTGCTGAAATAGAACCGTTTCGTGCGACAACCCATAATAAAGGAGTCATGAATGGGGTAGATGCTGTAGTAATTGCTACAGGTAATGATTTCAGAGCAACGGAAGCTTGTGCTCATGCATATGCTTCGCGAGATGGGCAGTACAGGTCACTGACTCATTGTACTACGGATAATGGGATATTCAGATTCTGGATTGATCTTCCTATTTCTGTTGGAGTTGTAGGAGGGTTAACAAATCTTCATCCTTTGGTAAAATTCTCCTTAGCACTTCTTGGTAAACCATCGGCTCAGGAATTAATGAGTATTCTTGCAGTATCAGGATTGGCACAGAATTTTGGAGCACTCCGTTCCTTAGTGACAACAGGAATTCAAAAAGGACATATGAAAATGCACTTACTGAATATTTTGAATCAGATGGGTGCTACAGAAGATGAAAAACAACACTTTGTCACTTACTTTAAAGATAAAACGGTAACTCATCATGAGGTTATCAATGAATTTAACAGATTAAGGGCCCAATAA
- a CDS encoding DUF423 domain-containing protein — MKTITLVFGAVYGMLSVILGAFGAHALKKILSVERLESFETGVRYQMYAAFFLLIVGYILKFETSSEKWVSILMIAGTMLFSFSIYFLSLQDYLGANLKFLGPITPLGGLLMILSWGMLILYFAKNKI; from the coding sequence ATGAAAACAATTACTTTAGTATTTGGTGCCGTTTATGGCATGCTGTCGGTAATTTTAGGTGCATTCGGCGCGCACGCTTTAAAGAAAATTTTATCCGTTGAAAGACTGGAAAGTTTTGAAACTGGTGTAAGATACCAAATGTATGCTGCTTTCTTTCTATTGATTGTAGGGTATATTTTGAAATTTGAAACCTCATCAGAAAAATGGGTTTCCATATTAATGATTGCCGGCACCATGTTATTTTCATTCAGTATTTATTTTCTGAGCCTTCAGGATTATTTAGGTGCTAATCTTAAATTTTTAGGACCAATTACACCACTTGGAGGATTACTAATGATCCTTAGCTGGGGGATGCTTATTCTTTATTTTGCTAAAAATAAGATATAG
- a CDS encoding chloride channel protein produces MKINRRRRLIKTFNLLDQPIKFNPFVFSRTFFMWALTGLVGGVIAGLYWIVLEHFTEFLAQYQGWMVIPTMAICGLLAGLVIHFIGDPGEIHLIVNNIRFNKGKLDPKNNPSMILSSLFCVASGGSLGPEAPLVQVTGSTGTWLGKIFRLKGEELRSLSIAGMASGFTALFGAPLGGSLFSLEILHHKHAVEYYRAIIPALVASCFSYVMFALIIHLGIGATWDLKAYHYSGVYDFAFACLFAVVATFVGWIFIFVVKFFKKVFEYRNFPIYIKTLVGGIILGIIAYYFPITRYFGHHEVNELIGGNFGLKFLISVLIFKILAIAITVTSGWRGGFIIPLFFVGTTLGLIIHHLFPSVDTTLAIVSCMAAINACVTRTPMSTTIILGTLTGFTYFVPILFASLTGYFLAPKIPFIGSQSEKLTEE; encoded by the coding sequence ATGAAGATCAACAGAAGAAGGAGGTTAATAAAAACGTTCAATCTTTTAGATCAGCCTATAAAGTTTAATCCTTTTGTATTCAGCCGGACTTTTTTCATGTGGGCACTTACTGGATTGGTGGGCGGTGTGATCGCAGGATTATATTGGATCGTTCTTGAACATTTTACGGAATTTTTAGCACAGTATCAGGGATGGATGGTGATACCAACCATGGCAATCTGCGGATTGTTGGCAGGCCTTGTGATTCATTTTATTGGTGATCCCGGAGAAATCCATTTGATCGTTAATAATATCAGATTTAATAAAGGAAAGCTTGATCCTAAAAATAATCCTTCAATGATTTTGTCATCACTTTTTTGTGTGGCTTCTGGAGGGAGTTTAGGTCCAGAGGCACCATTGGTCCAGGTTACGGGATCTACAGGAACCTGGCTGGGAAAGATTTTCAGATTGAAAGGTGAAGAACTGCGTTCTCTAAGTATTGCAGGAATGGCTTCCGGTTTTACAGCTTTGTTTGGTGCTCCACTTGGAGGGAGTCTTTTTTCACTCGAAATATTACATCACAAACATGCGGTAGAATATTACAGAGCGATAATACCGGCATTGGTTGCTAGCTGCTTTAGCTATGTCATGTTTGCATTGATCATTCACTTGGGTATTGGAGCAACATGGGATCTGAAGGCTTACCATTATTCAGGGGTCTACGATTTTGCCTTCGCTTGTCTGTTTGCGGTTGTAGCTACTTTCGTTGGATGGATCTTTATTTTTGTAGTTAAATTTTTCAAGAAAGTTTTTGAATACAGAAACTTTCCGATCTATATTAAGACATTAGTTGGCGGAATTATTTTAGGAATTATCGCCTATTATTTTCCAATTACAAGATACTTTGGACATCATGAAGTCAATGAACTTATCGGGGGGAATTTTGGATTAAAATTTTTAATTTCGGTTTTGATCTTTAAAATTTTAGCCATAGCCATTACCGTAACTTCTGGTTGGAGGGGAGGCTTTATCATTCCATTATTCTTTGTGGGAACTACTTTAGGTTTAATCATTCATCATCTTTTTCCTTCTGTAGATACCACGTTGGCAATAGTAAGCTGTATGGCGGCAATCAACGCCTGTGTCACAAGAACTCCTATGAGTACGACTATTATTTTGGGGACCTTAACTGGGTTTACTTATTTTGTTCCTATACTTTTTGCGAGCTTAACAGGATATTTCCTGGCGCCTAAAATTCCTTTTATAGGTTCACAGTCTGAAAAATTAACTGAAGAATAA
- the sucC gene encoding ADP-forming succinate--CoA ligase subunit beta produces the protein MNLHEYQSKEILSKYGVAIQRGFVANNVDEAVAAAEKLTAETGAQAWVVKAQIHAGGRGKGGGVKFSPNMDKLKENAQNIIGMQLVTPQTSAEGKKVNSVLVAEDVYYPGESETKEFYVSILLDRAEGKNTIVYSTEGGMDIEHVAEVTPHLIHNELIDPALGLQGFQARKIAFNLGLEGNAFKEFTKFITSLYNAYVGIDASLFEINPVLKTSDNKIIAVDAKVTLDGNSLFRHKDLEALRDTREEDPMDVEAGEAGLNFVKLDGNVACMVNGAGLAMATMDIIKLSGGSPANFLDVGGTADAQRVQTAFGIILRDPNVKAILINIFGGIVRCDRVAQGVVDAYKAMGSLPVPLIVRLQGTNAVEAKKLIDESGLPVHSAITLEEAANKVKEVLA, from the coding sequence ATGAATCTTCACGAGTATCAATCAAAAGAGATTTTATCAAAGTACGGAGTAGCAATACAACGTGGTTTCGTAGCTAATAATGTAGACGAAGCTGTTGCAGCTGCTGAAAAATTGACTGCTGAAACCGGAGCACAAGCTTGGGTTGTAAAAGCGCAAATTCACGCAGGTGGTCGTGGTAAAGGTGGTGGTGTAAAGTTCTCTCCAAATATGGATAAACTTAAAGAAAATGCACAGAACATCATCGGAATGCAGTTGGTAACTCCACAAACTTCTGCTGAAGGTAAAAAAGTAAACTCTGTTTTGGTTGCAGAAGACGTTTATTATCCTGGAGAATCTGAAACTAAAGAATTTTACGTTTCTATTCTTTTAGATAGAGCTGAAGGTAAAAATACAATTGTATATTCTACTGAAGGTGGGATGGATATTGAGCACGTTGCAGAAGTAACCCCTCATTTGATCCACAACGAACTTATTGATCCTGCTTTAGGTCTTCAAGGTTTCCAGGCTAGAAAAATTGCTTTCAACCTAGGTCTTGAAGGAAATGCTTTCAAAGAATTTACAAAGTTCATTACTTCTTTATATAACGCTTACGTAGGAATTGATGCTTCTCTTTTTGAGATCAACCCTGTATTGAAAACTTCTGATAACAAAATTATCGCTGTAGATGCTAAAGTAACTTTGGATGGTAACTCATTGTTCCGTCACAAAGATCTTGAAGCTTTAAGAGATACAAGAGAAGAAGATCCTATGGATGTTGAAGCTGGTGAAGCTGGTCTTAACTTCGTAAAACTAGATGGTAACGTTGCTTGTATGGTAAATGGAGCTGGTCTTGCAATGGCAACAATGGATATCATCAAATTATCTGGTGGTAGCCCTGCAAACTTCCTTGACGTTGGTGGTACTGCTGATGCTCAGAGAGTACAAACTGCTTTCGGAATTATCTTGAGAGATCCAAATGTAAAAGCAATCTTGATCAACATCTTCGGAGGTATTGTAAGATGTGACAGAGTTGCCCAGGGTGTTGTAGATGCTTACAAAGCTATGGGAAGCTTACCTGTTCCGTTGATCGTAAGATTACAAGGGACTAACGCTGTAGAAGCTAAAAAATTAATTGATGAGTCTGGTCTTCCAGTACACTCTGCAATTACTTTAGAAGAAGCTGCAAACAAAGTAAAAGAAGTTTTAGCATAA
- a CDS encoding mechanosensitive ion channel family protein: MEKIGLSYVDVVYKVLQSWYLKFAELTPKLIVGVLVFSFFLFTSKYLSKIAVKVFHKLFPKSQKESSLVTLLAVFRFIIMMMGSFIALEIMGFSGFLWKFIGSLGVAGVIAGVALKDLVSSIFSGMLIGIDKAFKVGDYVSIGTNSGTVQEIGFLTTKIITDDGKKVYIPNQVIFNSPFSNITASPQRRIILNFEIPADEDINKAQKGILEVIKGLEYVDKLDTAEVVFTDLKQGVFNLQAKFWMTVGANITRVKSDAYLQIKQRLDSDNILLVTPTSISITSGDSNLAGNQ; this comes from the coding sequence ATGGAGAAAATTGGTTTAAGTTATGTTGATGTGGTCTATAAAGTCTTGCAAAGCTGGTATCTGAAATTTGCAGAACTTACCCCTAAATTGATTGTTGGAGTACTGGTTTTTTCTTTTTTCTTATTTACAAGTAAATATCTGAGTAAGATTGCGGTTAAGGTCTTCCATAAATTATTTCCCAAAAGCCAAAAAGAAAGTTCTCTGGTTACTTTACTAGCTGTTTTTCGATTCATCATTATGATGATGGGAAGTTTTATAGCTTTAGAAATAATGGGATTCAGTGGCTTTCTCTGGAAATTCATCGGAAGTTTAGGAGTTGCCGGGGTGATTGCCGGGGTTGCATTAAAAGATCTTGTATCCAGTATATTTTCTGGGATGCTGATAGGAATTGATAAAGCTTTTAAGGTGGGTGATTATGTATCTATCGGAACCAACTCCGGGACTGTACAGGAGATTGGATTTCTTACTACAAAAATAATTACGGATGACGGAAAAAAAGTATATATTCCTAATCAGGTCATTTTCAATTCTCCGTTTTCAAATATTACCGCTTCACCACAGAGAAGAATCATATTGAATTTTGAAATTCCTGCAGATGAAGATATCAACAAAGCTCAAAAAGGAATCTTAGAAGTCATAAAAGGCTTAGAATATGTCGATAAACTGGATACCGCTGAAGTTGTATTTACAGATCTTAAACAGGGAGTATTTAATCTTCAGGCTAAATTCTGGATGACTGTAGGTGCTAATATCACCCGTGTTAAGAGTGATGCTTATTTACAGATCAAACAACGCCTCGATTCCGATAATATCTTACTTGTTACCCCAACAAGTATCAGTATTACAAGTGGAGACAGTAATCTGGCAGGAAATCAATAG
- a CDS encoding peroxiredoxin has protein sequence MSIKLGDSAPNFQAETTAGDLDFYNYLGDSWGILFSHPADYTPVCTTELGFTSKLKSEFEARDTKVIALSVDGVEDHQSWIKDINETQNTEVQFPIIADKDRKISELYDFIHPNASATATVRSLLIIDPAKKVRLIITYPASTGRNFNEIIRVLDSLQLTDSHKVATPVNWKNGEDVIIPPSISTEDARKIFPKGVTEIKPYLRYTPQPNT, from the coding sequence ATGTCAATTAAACTAGGAGATTCCGCGCCAAACTTTCAGGCAGAAACAACTGCCGGTGATCTTGATTTTTATAATTATCTGGGAGATTCCTGGGGTATTCTATTCTCACACCCTGCAGATTATACTCCTGTTTGCACTACCGAGCTCGGTTTTACTTCTAAACTGAAGTCAGAATTTGAAGCAAGAGATACAAAAGTAATTGCGCTGAGCGTAGATGGAGTGGAAGATCATCAAAGTTGGATCAAAGATATTAATGAGACACAGAATACAGAAGTTCAGTTCCCGATTATCGCAGATAAAGACAGGAAAATTTCAGAGTTGTATGATTTTATCCATCCAAATGCTTCAGCGACTGCTACAGTTCGTTCTTTATTGATTATTGATCCGGCAAAAAAAGTCCGTTTAATTATTACTTATCCGGCATCCACTGGACGGAATTTTAATGAAATTATCCGAGTTCTCGATTCTCTTCAGTTAACAGATTCTCATAAAGTAGCTACCCCTGTAAACTGGAAAAATGGAGAAGATGTTATTATACCACCATCCATATCAACAGAAGATGCTCGTAAAATATTCCCTAAAGGAGTTACAGAAATAAAGCCATATTTAAGATATACACCTCAACCCAATACGTGA
- a CDS encoding TonB-dependent siderophore receptor: MKRQITTLGFMIISLSLSAQMGHKSETDTIRIQTIEDVNLHKTGNPNKAKSLSTKSNLTVMENPQPIAIVTHEVIEQQQAKQLSDVLQNINGVYLTSARGGSQDSFGARGFTFGNDNIFKNGARVNSGVFPEVSGLERVEVLKGANAMLYGNTAAGGIINMITKKPKFNFGGSVGLNAGSWNSYKPTVDIYGPLSKNIAFRINGAYEYAESFRDVVQSTKYYFNPSFLFNLGANSQLIVEADYLKNDLTPDFGIGSITKQDGLTYELNSLLPRNAFLGTDWQYQNVQQASTNITFNHQFTEKWSLNAIASYQSYTKDYYSTERVQWTYDADNRLKWDRPLNKTFNEQNYTSLQVNVNGEFNTGKINHKILVGADGDYGVINNYTYTNPTKYGTNGNTLNGIIYMDDPSTWASGSIPDASLKDRTKIPTQRFGIYLQDYISLTKQFKVIAGLRWSYLETVSNSFRDFVKNTESDKINTATADNAFSPKVGLVYMPNDNLSVFATYTNSFAQNTGQDIYQQTLKPTTIDQYEMGIKKNFWNNALAVNLTAYQIVYNNYYQTAPFLANGNANSDSFYKEFAGKMRSRGVELDITGNPIDGLSIIGGFSYNNSVYLDTPEISGYIEKQRLVRTPATTANGSVFYTLQNFAKGLKVGLSAYYIGDRLAGWNDTKTGANSLQARKGISRVFELKDYTTVALSLGYAWDKFSIQGKVGNLFDVVNYNVHENYSVNPITPRNYYFTLTYKL; this comes from the coding sequence ATGAAAAGACAAATTACTACTTTAGGTTTTATGATAATATCCCTTTCGCTAAGTGCACAAATGGGACATAAATCTGAAACCGACACTATCAGAATTCAAACTATTGAAGACGTAAATCTCCATAAAACAGGTAATCCAAATAAAGCTAAATCATTATCTACAAAGTCAAACCTTACGGTAATGGAGAACCCGCAGCCCATTGCCATAGTTACTCATGAAGTAATTGAACAACAGCAGGCCAAGCAATTAAGTGATGTCTTACAAAACATAAATGGAGTATACCTTACTTCTGCAAGAGGAGGCTCTCAAGATAGTTTTGGTGCTCGTGGTTTTACTTTTGGGAATGATAATATTTTCAAAAATGGAGCAAGAGTTAACAGTGGAGTATTTCCTGAAGTAAGTGGTTTAGAAAGAGTGGAAGTATTAAAAGGAGCAAATGCTATGCTTTATGGAAACACAGCAGCAGGAGGAATCATTAATATGATTACCAAGAAACCAAAGTTCAATTTTGGAGGAAGTGTTGGTTTAAATGCAGGAAGCTGGAATTCATATAAACCTACAGTGGATATTTATGGTCCATTATCAAAAAATATAGCTTTCAGAATAAATGGGGCATATGAATATGCAGAAAGCTTCAGGGATGTTGTTCAGTCAACAAAATATTATTTCAATCCTTCATTCTTATTTAACTTAGGAGCAAATTCTCAGTTAATTGTTGAAGCTGATTATCTTAAAAACGACTTAACTCCGGATTTTGGAATTGGATCAATTACCAAACAGGATGGGCTTACCTATGAATTGAATAGTTTACTTCCTCGAAATGCTTTCTTAGGAACAGACTGGCAATATCAAAACGTGCAACAGGCTTCCACAAATATAACTTTTAATCATCAGTTTACTGAAAAATGGTCTTTAAATGCAATTGCCTCTTATCAAAGCTATACTAAAGATTATTATTCAACTGAAAGGGTTCAATGGACCTATGATGCGGACAATCGTTTGAAATGGGATCGTCCATTAAACAAAACTTTTAATGAACAAAACTACACTTCATTACAAGTTAATGTGAATGGTGAATTTAATACAGGAAAAATTAATCATAAGATATTAGTTGGTGCCGATGGAGATTATGGTGTAATAAATAATTACACTTACACCAATCCTACAAAATATGGAACCAATGGAAATACTTTAAATGGTATTATTTATATGGATGATCCAAGTACTTGGGCAAGCGGGTCAATACCTGATGCTTCATTAAAGGATAGAACAAAAATCCCAACTCAAAGATTTGGCATCTACTTACAGGATTATATTAGCTTAACAAAGCAGTTTAAGGTTATAGCAGGATTAAGATGGTCATATTTAGAAACAGTATCTAATTCTTTTAGGGATTTTGTCAAGAATACTGAATCCGATAAAATTAACACAGCTACAGCAGATAACGCATTCTCTCCGAAGGTAGGGCTTGTTTATATGCCTAATGACAACCTATCTGTTTTCGCAACCTATACCAATTCTTTTGCACAGAATACAGGGCAGGACATTTATCAGCAAACTCTAAAGCCCACAACCATTGATCAATATGAAATGGGTATTAAAAAGAATTTTTGGAACAATGCGCTTGCGGTTAATTTAACTGCTTATCAAATTGTATATAACAATTATTATCAGACTGCACCTTTTTTAGCAAATGGAAATGCAAACTCTGATTCATTCTATAAAGAATTTGCAGGTAAAATGAGAAGTCGTGGTGTAGAACTGGACATTACAGGAAATCCAATTGATGGTCTTTCAATCATTGGAGGCTTCTCTTATAATAATTCTGTTTATTTAGATACTCCTGAAATATCCGGTTATATAGAAAAACAAAGATTAGTAAGGACTCCGGCAACTACAGCTAATGGTTCAGTATTCTATACCCTACAAAATTTTGCAAAAGGACTAAAAGTAGGATTAAGTGCATACTATATAGGAGATAGGCTGGCAGGATGGAATGACACTAAAACTGGAGCAAATAGTCTGCAAGCCCGAAAAGGAATTAGTAGAGTATTTGAATTAAAAGATTACACCACTGTTGCATTATCTCTAGGCTATGCATGGGATAAATTCAGTATCCAAGGAAAAGTAGGTAATCTATTTGATGTTGTTAACTACAACGTTCATGAAAACTACTCTGTAAATCCAATAACTCCAAGAAACTATTACTTTACATTGACTTACAAACTTTAA